One Candidatus Zixiibacteriota bacterium genomic window carries:
- a CDS encoding class II aldolase/adducin family protein, translated as MPYTNEIKQIIEIGRRLYDKGFIAGVDGNLSVRLNSREILITATGISKGFLDPEDVVIVDYGGNTLSGDRKPSSEMKMHLAVYNGRENVHACCHAHPPYATAFSVVEKILPPNILPEVILTLGQIPLVEYAPPGTAAVPRALEKYLKEHDGFILTNHGVLTLGRNLFEAFYRMETVEHYAKIIYIAEQSGKLNFLDLDEVRRLEKLRESLGTQTK; from the coding sequence ATGCCTTATACTAATGAGATTAAGCAGATTATAGAGATTGGGCGACGTCTCTACGACAAAGGATTTATCGCCGGGGTTGACGGCAATCTTTCGGTACGCCTCAACTCCCGTGAAATCCTTATCACGGCTACAGGTATTTCCAAAGGTTTTTTGGATCCGGAGGATGTTGTCATCGTGGATTACGGCGGGAATACTCTCAGTGGCGACCGCAAACCTTCCTCTGAAATGAAAATGCATCTGGCGGTCTATAACGGTCGCGAGAATGTTCATGCCTGTTGCCATGCTCATCCGCCTTACGCCACCGCTTTCTCCGTGGTGGAAAAAATTCTGCCTCCCAATATCCTTCCTGAGGTTATCCTTACTCTGGGACAGATTCCGCTGGTCGAATATGCTCCTCCCGGCACCGCGGCGGTTCCGCGCGCTCTGGAGAAGTATCTGAAAGAGCATGATGGCTTTATACTGACTAATCATGGCGTTCTCACCCTGGGACGAAACCTCTTTGAGGCTTTCTACCGGATGGAAACGGTTGAACATTACGCCAAAATTATCTATATTGCCGAGCAGAGCGGCAAACTCAATTTTCTTGACCTGGATGAAGTGCGCCGTCTGGAAAAATTGAGAGAGTCTCTTGGGACACAAACCAAATGA
- a CDS encoding pyridoxal phosphate-dependent aminotransferase — protein MIKKVILDKADRLYHLPFDLEEHFPRQTLQSTARRFPLIDLGHFHWPVEKWPADGPGSSEIAGAKELLTLKEALSSWLQEEYSLRINPRKQIFIGHGIRRILLDFALAFIEYGDLVLCPEPGLPAYRREIILAGGMPLSYQISEKTNFKPSLKKFSANVGKSAKVLMLNSPHNPLGAVLDESDLGELIRYASRDNILLVNDAAYCSLAEEKFLPIFSLPGGDRVSLEIFSVPLTFGLPHIPFGFAVGPPETIAALESTGRLTGQYVPAGWIRAALKAIEQYPSPELKNVRKRIEQSRQAAKQMVEKYDWKPLGHDSAPFLWTKIPGRKSSSAFATALLRRRGILTLPGTAFGDAADGYLRLSLTASAEEYRSAEEQLGRRFLQKE, from the coding sequence ATGATTAAAAAGGTCATCCTCGATAAAGCCGACCGCCTTTATCATCTCCCTTTCGATTTGGAAGAGCACTTTCCCCGTCAGACGTTACAATCGACGGCGCGTCGATTCCCCTTGATAGACCTGGGGCACTTTCACTGGCCTGTTGAGAAATGGCCTGCGGATGGTCCGGGGTCTTCAGAAATCGCCGGCGCCAAAGAGTTGCTGACGTTGAAGGAAGCCCTGTCTTCCTGGTTGCAGGAGGAATATTCTCTTAGAATCAACCCCCGCAAGCAAATTTTTATCGGTCACGGCATTCGGCGCATCCTGCTTGATTTCGCTCTCGCCTTTATCGAATATGGCGACCTGGTGCTCTGTCCCGAGCCGGGACTTCCCGCTTACCGCCGCGAAATCATCCTTGCCGGTGGAATGCCATTGAGCTATCAGATTTCGGAAAAGACCAACTTTAAGCCGTCGCTCAAGAAATTTTCCGCCAATGTCGGCAAGTCCGCCAAGGTTTTGATGCTCAATTCTCCCCACAATCCGCTTGGCGCGGTGCTCGATGAATCCGACCTCGGCGAGTTGATTCGTTACGCCTCGCGCGACAATATCCTGCTGGTCAATGATGCCGCCTACTGCTCTTTAGCCGAAGAGAAATTTCTGCCAATCTTTTCGCTTCCGGGAGGCGACCGGGTATCGCTGGAAATTTTCTCTGTGCCGCTGACGTTCGGGCTACCGCATATACCGTTTGGGTTCGCGGTCGGTCCGCCCGAGACAATCGCGGCACTCGAATCGACGGGAAGGCTGACCGGACAGTATGTGCCGGCGGGATGGATTAGGGCCGCCCTGAAGGCTATCGAACAATATCCCTCCCCCGAGTTGAAAAACGTCCGCAAACGGATTGAACAATCGCGCCAGGCGGCCAAGCAGATGGTCGAAAAGTATGACTGGAAACCGCTGGGGCATGATTCGGCTCCCTTCCTCTGGACTAAAATTCCGGGGCGGAAATCCTCCTCCGCTTTCGCCACCGCTCTTCTCCGCCGCAGGGGTATTCTGACTCTCCCCGGCACCGCGTTCGGCGATGCCGCCGATGGCTATCTGCGGCTCTCTTTGACCGCATCTGCCGAGGAGTATCGCAGCGCTGAGGAACAATTGGGCCGACGTTTCCTGCAAAAAGAGTAA
- the folB gene encoding dihydroneopterin aldolase produces MDVIRLNNMVFYGYHGVTAAEKETGRRFEVDCELEADLASPGQSDSLTDTVDYAAVYQKVREIVEGKAFSLVESLAVSLANEILKEFPVFKVTVRVRKIVPPIPGTISHIEIEVARQQSDTSKIIADSQE; encoded by the coding sequence ATGGATGTTATCAGACTCAACAATATGGTCTTTTACGGATACCACGGGGTCACCGCCGCCGAGAAAGAGACCGGTCGGCGATTCGAGGTTGACTGTGAACTCGAAGCCGACCTGGCATCGCCCGGACAGTCTGACTCCCTGACCGACACGGTGGACTATGCCGCGGTTTATCAGAAGGTGCGCGAGATTGTCGAAGGGAAAGCGTTCTCACTGGTGGAGTCGCTGGCGGTCAGCCTAGCTAATGAAATCCTGAAGGAGTTCCCCGTATTTAAGGTCACCGTCCGGGTGCGCAAGATTGTCCCCCCGATTCCGGGAACCATCAGTCATATCGAAATTGAAGTCGCCCGCCAGCAGTCGGACACATCGAAGATTATCGCCGACAGCCAGGAATAA
- the folK gene encoding 2-amino-4-hydroxy-6-hydroxymethyldihydropteridine diphosphokinase, whose protein sequence is MSSFVYLSFGSNLGDREANLNHAVAAVESIEGFDFVTASSIYISEAAAMDKSAPEFLNMVVKGEYQYRPQELLNALELIEKKLGRTGKGEMLPRSIDIDILLFGEEVVETERLSIPHRHLTERPFILIPLLQLEPTLIHPVSREPLAVYLKEKDRKKILMYKETPTRHA, encoded by the coding sequence ATGTCCAGCTTTGTCTATTTATCATTCGGTTCCAATCTCGGAGACCGTGAAGCCAACCTCAATCATGCCGTCGCCGCCGTCGAGAGTATCGAGGGGTTTGATTTCGTGACCGCCTCTTCCATCTATATAAGCGAAGCGGCTGCCATGGATAAATCGGCGCCGGAGTTTTTGAATATGGTGGTTAAAGGGGAATATCAGTATCGTCCACAGGAGCTGCTCAACGCCCTGGAGCTTATAGAAAAGAAACTGGGCCGCACCGGCAAAGGGGAAATGCTGCCGCGCTCCATTGATATCGATATTCTCTTATTCGGCGAAGAAGTTGTGGAAACGGAACGTCTATCTATCCCCCATCGTCATCTTACAGAGCGTCCTTTCATTCTGATTCCGCTTCTTCAATTGGAGCCGACCTTGATTCATCCGGTAAGCCGCGAGCCGCTCGCGGTCTATCTGAAGGAAAAAGACAGGAAGAAAATCCTGATGTACAAAGAAACGCCGACTCGCCATGCCTGA